A segment of the Vibrio parahaemolyticus genome:
CGGCCAACCGTTAAAAAAGATGAAGACCACGTACTTTACGAATCACACCTTCGTGACTTCAGCTTTAACGATACAAAAGGCACCAAAGAATACAACGGTAAGTACTTAGCACTCACAGAAGCAGACCGCGAATCGGTCTCTCACTTGCAAGCACTAAAAGACGCAGGTTTAACAACGCTTCACATCCTGCCAGCGTTCGATATTGCTACGGTTGATGAAGAAGCGGCGAACCGCGTCGATATTACTGACACCGTAGGTAAATTGTGTGGCATCAAACCAGAAGCGTCTGTCTGTGACGAAGTTGATGGCGCGAAAGTGATTGAAGATGTGCTGAACAGCTACGATCCAGCCACCGGTTCTGCGCAAGCACTGATGAACGATTTGCGCATGCTAGACAGCTTCAACTGGGGTTACGACCCATTCCATTACACGGTGCCAGAAGGCAGCTACGCGACCGATCCAAACGGCTCAAAACGTATTCTTGAGTTCCGTGAAATGGTGCAAGCAACGCACAAAATGAAGCTGAAGCTGATCATGGACGTGGTGTACAACCACACCAATGCCTCTGGCATTAACGACAAATCCGTTCTAGATAAAATCGTCCCAGGGTACTACCACCGTCTTAACGTCAACACTGGCGGCGTAGAAAACTCAACCTGTTGTGACAACACTGCAACAGAAAACTTGATGATGGGTAAACTGATGGTTGACTCATTGAAAGTGTGGGCGGACGACTACAAAGTTGACGGTTTCCGTTTCGACTTAATGGGCCACCAGCCAAAAGATGTGATGGTCTACGCGCTTGAGCAAATCCGCAAGATTGACGAAAACACCTTGTTCTACGGTGAAGGTTGGGACTTCGGTGAAGTGTCTAACAACGCTCGTTTTGATCAAGCCACTCAGCTAAACATGGCTGGCACTGAAATCGGTACGTTCTCGGATCGTCTGCGTGACGCTGTTCGTGGCGGCAGCCCATTTGATGGCGGTGTCGATTCAGAAGGTAAGCACCCACTTCGCTTCAACCAAGGTTTTGGTAACGCGGCTTACGCGAATGAAGAAACCAAAGTGGATGCAGAATCAGTGAATGGTCGTCTACACAACCAAGATTTGGTTCGTCTAGGCATGGCGGGTAACTTGGCTGACTTCGTTCTTCTAGACTACAAAGGCGACACAAAACTAGGTAAGAACGTTGATTACAATGGTGCGCCAGCAGGCTACACAAAAGTGCCATCAGAAAACATCTCGTACGTGTCTAAGCACGATAACCAAACACTGTGGGATAACAACGCGTACAAGATTGCGACTGCGACTCCTTCTGCAGATCGTGCACGCATGCAATCTGTCTCGCTATCAACAGTAATGCTTGGCCAAGGTATCCCATTCATCCACATGGGTTCTGAGCTTCTGCGTTCTAAATCGATGCAGCGCGACTCTTACGATTCTGGTGACTGGTTCAACCGCGTCTTCTTTGACGGCAGTGACAACAACTGGAACGTAGGTCTGCCTCGTGAAGACAAAGACGGCGCAAACTGGGAGCTGATCAAGAAGATCGTTTCTGATACGACAGCGAATCCAGATACAACCGACATTGAGCTAACCAAACAACAATTCCTAGAACTACTAAAAATCCGTAGTTCAAGTGAACTGTTCCGCTTAGATACCGCTCAAGAAGTCATGAACCGTGTTGACTTCCGCAACGTTGGTAAAGACCAAGTGGAAGGCTTGATCGTTATGTCTATCGACGATGGTAAATCAGCAGGTGCCGATTTGGATTCGAAATACGATGCGATCGTGGCCGTGGTGAACTCAACGTCAACAGAGAAATCATTTGTCGTGAAAGGCGCGACAGGTTTCGAGCTGCATGAAGTTCAACAAAACTCTGCAGATGACATCGTGAAAGGTGCAAGCTTCGCCAATGAAACCTTTACAGTACCAGCACTGACTACTGCGGTATTCGTACAGCCACAAGACGGCGCGCAAGGTGTGGGTCTGCCAGTCAATACGGACAACAAAGACGTATCGAGCATTCCTCCTTTCGGTGAAACCGTGGTTTACGTGAAAGGCACAATGAACAATTGGTCAGACAACAGCGACTGGGCAATGACTTTCATTGGCAACGGCATGTACTCAGTAACAGGCGTACTTGAAGCAGGCAGCCACGAGTTCAAATTTGCGGACACAGGTTGGGCAAATCCGAACATCGGTTGTTCTGTGGCAACAGTGGGCAGCGGCTCTCTGGAGCTAGGCGCAGACGAAAACTGTAAACTCACCGTCGCAGAAACAGGCAAGTACAACTTCACACTGAACGCGCTATACGTTCAAGATGAGAAAGTTGAAAAACCTGTGGTTTCCGTAACCAAATCTGCGGATGCACCAACGTTTGGTGAAACAGCACTGTACCTACGTGGCACCATCACAAGTTGGGACACTCCGGCGCAAGATTCAGCAGCGAAGTTCAGCTACGTCGCCAATGATGTTTACTCGCTAGACATTGACTTAGCTGCGGGTAGCTACGAGATGAAGATTGCAAGTGCAGACTGGGCAGCAGACACCAACTTCGGCGGCGAAGGCAGTGTTGAGCTTGGTAAAGCACTGACGATGGAAGTCGGTGGCGGTAGTGCAAACCTAAAAATTGCGATTGCAGAAGCAGGAAATTACAACTTCCATTTCAATGCGGCTGACAAGTCAGCACCAATCGTAACCGTCACGAAGAACTGAGCTCTCCAGTTTTCACAACATCCGTAAATACAAGGGGAAGCATTATGCTTCCCCTTTCTTATTCTCAATGGTTCGCCGTGAGATTGACTCGCAATGTTGAAACCAATTGCGCGTTAATTCCCCCAAATTTGCTCAACAAATTCAGGATGATCGATAAACGGGTTGCGGTTCCCTTGGAACTCAAACACTAAGTCATTGCGACGGATTTCTTTCGCGCTAACAGGATCATTTTTGTGCCAACGTTTCAGCATGTTTAGCATCCAAGGTTCAAATACGTTCGTACTGGAGCCATCCAACACCGCGTCAGAGTTGCTCGTGTTGTTCTCCCAATTGCCAATCACGTTCTCATAACGGGTTGCCATGTAAAAATACGCGCGCGCAAAATCGCCTTTAAACTCATCAATCGGCTCAAACACGGTGCCTGAATAACCCAGTGCAGTGCTCGCTTGACCTAGCTTAGAACCATTACTGGAAACATAAGTCGAGGTGCCTACTTCGCCAAATGGCCAGTTGCTACGTTTAGCGTTTACGTAACCATCGGTGGCA
Coding sequences within it:
- the pulA gene encoding pullulanase-type alpha-1,6-glucosidase, with product MDNKTFKLSTIAKTVLPLISIAVISGCGSDSTSDDTTNPGSGLYPAGENEVVIYYKRDIASASTASDYKGWGLHLWNGEGCTSTDLEAMGIAGTGTDWSAPRPFDGINDTYGAYYVLKVNPDASDPHECMNFILHKGDEKAFGSSNSKVELTKIGESKGLFGFHGSSELYYEPIEERPVDIDGQKAHWLDANTIAWEAAANADSMKLFYSLTNDIKMDEDKQISGGTAVELTKAGDLSDGLKSRFRHLASLQAAGIDVDDATLRTILKSQIVMVAYNANGDVISATEVQKPGVLDAVFADSKAGNAISQELGAIVEGGAATFKLWAPTAQDVALIIYDENLKEETTVAMKEDSATGIWVSEAQSNVVNKYYRYKVKVYHPTTGVIETRLVTDPYSLSLSKNSMYSQVIDLDDPSLMPQGWSDYERPTVKKDEDHVLYESHLRDFSFNDTKGTKEYNGKYLALTEADRESVSHLQALKDAGLTTLHILPAFDIATVDEEAANRVDITDTVGKLCGIKPEASVCDEVDGAKVIEDVLNSYDPATGSAQALMNDLRMLDSFNWGYDPFHYTVPEGSYATDPNGSKRILEFREMVQATHKMKLKLIMDVVYNHTNASGINDKSVLDKIVPGYYHRLNVNTGGVENSTCCDNTATENLMMGKLMVDSLKVWADDYKVDGFRFDLMGHQPKDVMVYALEQIRKIDENTLFYGEGWDFGEVSNNARFDQATQLNMAGTEIGTFSDRLRDAVRGGSPFDGGVDSEGKHPLRFNQGFGNAAYANEETKVDAESVNGRLHNQDLVRLGMAGNLADFVLLDYKGDTKLGKNVDYNGAPAGYTKVPSENISYVSKHDNQTLWDNNAYKIATATPSADRARMQSVSLSTVMLGQGIPFIHMGSELLRSKSMQRDSYDSGDWFNRVFFDGSDNNWNVGLPREDKDGANWELIKKIVSDTTANPDTTDIELTKQQFLELLKIRSSSELFRLDTAQEVMNRVDFRNVGKDQVEGLIVMSIDDGKSAGADLDSKYDAIVAVVNSTSTEKSFVVKGATGFELHEVQQNSADDIVKGASFANETFTVPALTTAVFVQPQDGAQGVGLPVNTDNKDVSSIPPFGETVVYVKGTMNNWSDNSDWAMTFIGNGMYSVTGVLEAGSHEFKFADTGWANPNIGCSVATVGSGSLELGADENCKLTVAETGKYNFTLNALYVQDEKVEKPVVSVTKSADAPTFGETALYLRGTITSWDTPAQDSAAKFSYVANDVYSLDIDLAAGSYEMKIASADWAADTNFGGEGSVELGKALTMEVGGGSANLKIAIAEAGNYNFHFNAADKSAPIVTVTKN